The genomic interval GCAGGCCGGTCGCCTCCTCGATCGGCAGCGCGTCCATGTCGGCGCGCAGGCCGATGGTCTTGCCGGCGCCGCCGTTGCGGCCCCGGATGACGCCGACGACGCCGGTCCTGCCGATGCCGGTGGTGACCTCGTCGAGGCCGAAGCTGCGCAGCAGCTCCGCCACCCGCCCGGCGGTGCGCACCGTCTCGTAGAGGATTTCCGGGTTCTCGTGGAAATCGCGACGCCAGGCGGCGATTTCGTCGGCAAGATCGGCAATGCGGTTGACGATCGGCATCGGAAGGCTCCTGCGGGATGGGGCGGGCGCGGCGCGCGCGTGGGCACTTGCCTCTATCTGACGGACGGCGCGGGCAAAGCGCAAGCCCGTTGTTGCGGCGCAATCCGGCGTTCAGGCGCCGGCGCCGTGTGCGACGACGAGGCGGTAGACGCTGGTCTTCTTGGTTTCCGAATCCTCCAGCGCGCCGACTACCGGCACCGTGTAGGTGGCCAGATGCGCCAGCCGGTCCTTGGGCAGATAGGACCGGCCCGGATCGCCGACCAGCACCTCGATGCCCTGCTCCAGCGCCCGGTCGAGCCAGGCGAGCACCTTGCGCGACATCGGCAGCTCGTAGAACACGTCGCCGCAGACCAGCAGGTCGGCGTCGGGCGGGGCGGCGCCGGTCAGGTCGCCGAGCACGGTCTCGATCTCGACGCCGTTGAGGTCGGCGTTGACGCCGATCGCAGCGATGGCGAAGGCGTCTATGTCGGCCGCAACCACGCGCCGGGCGCCGGCGACTTTGGCGGCGATGCCGACGATGCCCGATCCGGCGGCGAAGTCGAGCACGCTGCGGCCCGCGACCCGCTCCGGATGGTCGAGCAGGTAGCGGGCGAGCGCCTGGCCACCCGCCCAGGCAAAGGCCCAGAACGGTGGCGGCAGGCCGAGCGCCCCGAGTTCGTCCTCCGTCTTCTGCCACAGCTCCATCGCTTCGTCGGCAAGCTGCAGACGGATCTCGGCCGCATGCGGCACCGGCCGGGCGACGGTGTTGTCGCGGATGAAGCGGACCGGATCGGAAATGCCTGCCACGCGGCGGGTGTCCTTCTGCTGCGCGCCGGTCAGGCGCCTTCCGGCAGGCCGCCCATGGCGCAGACGATCCGCCATTCCTCCTCGGTCACCGGCTGCACCGACAGGCGCATGGAGGTGACCAGCGACATGTCGGCCAGCCGCGGCTCGGCCTTGACCTCGGCCAGCGTTACCGGCCTCGGCAGGTCGCGCAGGGCCCGGATATCGACGCACTCCCAGCGCGGGTCGTCGGTCGTGCTGTCGGGATGCGCCAACTCGCAGACCTCGACGATGCCGACGATCTCCTTGCCCTCGTTGGAGTGGTAGAAGAAGCCGCGGTCGCCGATCTGCATGGTGCGCATGTTGTTGCGTGCCTGGTAGTTGCGCACGCCGTCCCATTCCTGGCCGGCGGCGCCCTTTGCCTTCTGCATCTCCCAGGACCACTTGAACGGTTCGGACTTGAACAGCCAGTAGCGCACCTATTTCGCCTCCGGATTCTTGATCGCCCAGGTCCAGGGGCGGATCTCGACGCTCTCGAACAGGCCGGCGCGGGCATAGGGGTCTTCCTGCGACACGGCAAGCGCCTCGTCGCGGTTCGACGCCTCGATCACCACCAGCGAGCCGGTCATGGTGCCGGCGTCGTCGAGGAACGGACCGGCGGCCTTCAGCCGGTCGCCCAGGCTGTTGAGGAAGGCGACGTGCTCGGGCCGGGTGTCCAGCCTGAGCTGTAGCGAATGCGGCTTGTCGGTGCAGATGAGGGCATAGAGCATGGTCGTGTCTCCTTGTCCGGCGACCTTAGAAAGGCGCGGCGGGGAACTCAATGAGGGGCGTTCAGCTTTGCTCAGCCTCCCGCTTCAACGGGCGGGACATCAGGGCGGTCAGCGCGTCGTCGACGGTCAGCGTGCCGTCGAGCACGGCGGCGACGGTCTCGCAGATCGGCAGCGACACCTTGTGGCGGCGGCCGAGCTCGACGGCGATGCGCGCGGTATGGACGCCCTCGGCGAGCTTGCCGCCGAGCGTGACCAGGTCGCCGACCGGACGGCCCTCGCCCAGGTGCAGGCCGAAGCTGAAGTTGCGCGACTGCGGCGAGGAACAGGTCAGCACCAGGTCGCCGAGGCCGGACAGGCCGGTCAGGGTCTCCGGCCTTGCTCCCATGGCGGCGCCGAGGCGCGAGAGTTCGGCGAAGCCGCGCGCGGTCAGCGCCGCCTGCGCGCTGGCGCCGAGCCGGCGCCCGACCACGGCGCCGCAGGCGATTGCGAGCACGTTCTTCAGCGCGCCACCGACCTGCACGCCGACCAGGTCGGTGGAGGCGTAGGGGCGGAAGCTCGGCGCGGCCAGCGCCTGGGCGAGGGCGTCCGCGACCGCCCCGTCGCGGGCGGCGACGGTCACCGCCGTCGGCAGGCCGCGGGCCACGTCCTCGGCGAAGCTCGGACCCGACAGCACGGCCGGATGCGCCTGCGGCAGTTCGTCCTCCAGGATCTCGGTCAGCAGCTTGCCGGTGCCGCGCTCGATGCCCTTGGCGCACAGGACGACCGGCGTGCCGGGCTTCAGGTGCGGGCGGATGGCGGCAAGCATCGAGCGCGTGGTCTGCGCCGGCGTGACCAGCAGCACGGCATCGGCCCTTGAGACCGCGGCAAGGTCGGTCGTCGCTTCCAGCACCTCGTCGAAGGTGATGCTCGGCAGGTAGGCGGGATTCTGCTGGCGCGAGCGGATGGCGGCGACCACGTCGGCATCGCGCGCCCACAAAATTGCCTCGCGTCCGGCGCGCGCCGCGGTCAGCGCCAGCGCGGTGCCCCAGGAGCCGCCACCGAGGACGACGATGGTTCGGTATCCGCTCATGCGGCCAGTTCTCCGATCCGTGCGCGCAGGGTGTCGAGAGGGACATGGAAGCCCTGAAAGAAGGCGCCTGCATCGTGCGCGGTGGGGCCGAACAGGTCGAGCCAGAACAGGCGGAAGCGGATCGGCGCGCCGCCGCTGCTTGGTGTCATCTCGTAGTGTTCCCAGTCTTCGCGCGGCGGCGTCGCGATCCGGGCGTGGAAGTGGCGGCGCCGGTGCAGGCCGTGCAGGCTGCCGTCCTCGCGATGGAAGATCTGGTCCTGGTCGGCGAGATGGTCGAAGGCCCATTCGGGCATGAGGCCGGTCTCCTCGTGGAACTCGCGCCGGGCACCCTGCAGGTAGCTTTCGCCCGGATCGAGCGTGCCGCCGGGCACCTGAAGACCGATATGCGGTTCGTCCGGCTGGCTGAATACCAGCAGGCGCGACCCGCAGGTCAGATAGACATAGGCCTTGTGATAGACGCGCATCCGATTCCCGCCGCTCGAGCCGGCTCTGTCCTAGCAAAGTCGGGCGCGTCGGTGAACTGCCGATGACGCCAGCGCCCCGTCACGCCTTGGCGCCCTTCCTGCCAGAGCCGAGCTTGCCGGCAGCCGTCTCGTCGAGCGGCCAGCGCGGGCGCGGCGACACCGCCATGTCGTCGACCGGGCCTTGCGCCAGATGCTCTATGCCGGCCCAGGCGATCATCGCTGCATTGTCGGTGCACAGGCGCGCCGGCGGGGCGACGAATCGGGCACCGGCGTCGGTCGCCGCCGCCGTCAAGGCGGCGCGAATCTCGGCGTTGGCGGCGACGCCGCCGGCGACCACGATGACGGGCGGCGCGTCGGGAAAGCGGTCGCGAAACAGGGTGAGCGCCGTGCGCGTGCGCGCCGCGAGTACCTCGGCAACGGCGCGCTGGAAGCCGGCGCACAGATCGGCGACCGTCTGCTCGTCGACCGGCTCCAGTTTCTGAGCCTGCGTCCTCAGGGCTGTCTTCAGTCCGGCGAAGGACATGTCGAGACCTGGGCGGTCGAGCAGCGGTCGGGGCATGGCGAAGCGGTCCGGATCGCCGGCGCGGGCCATGCGCTCCACCGCTGGGCCGCCCGGATAGGGCAGGCCGAGCAGCTTGGCGGTCTTGTCGAAGGCCTCGCCGACGGCATCGTCGATCGTCGTGCCGAGCCGCTCGTAGGCGCCGACGCCGGTGACCAGTAGGAATTGGCTGTGGCCGCCGGACACCAGCAGCAGCAGGTAGGGGAAGTCGAGACCGTCGGTCAGCCGCGCGGTCAGCGCATGGCCTTCCAGGTGGTTGACCGCGACCAGCGGCTTGCCGGCCGCCATGGCGATCGCCTTGGCGGTCATCAGCCCGACGATGACGCCGCCGATCAGACCCGGTCCCGCCGTGGCGGCCACCGCGTCGATGTCGTCGAAGCCGACGTCCGCCTCTTGCATCGCCTCGGCGACGATCCTGTCCAGGACGGCGATATGGGCGCGCGCGGCAATCTCGGGCACGACGCCGCCGAAGTCCGTGTGCTCGTCGATCTGCGAGCGGATGACGTCGGACAGGATCTGCGGGTGCCCCGGCCCGCGCACCACGGCGGCGGCCGTCTCGTCGCAACTGGTCTCGATGCCGAGCACGGTCAGGTCGCGACCGGCGCGGTCAGCCGGTGTCATCGCCGAATTCCGGGATTGTGCCGCATTGGCCAATGGGGCTACAGGACCTATTGTGTGAAAACCAGTCCTGCCCCTAACACCGGGATCGTGATCCTTGCAATCAAAACCTTTGCGCATCGGAACGCGCGGCAGCGCCCTCGCCCTCGCCCAGGCCCATGAGACCCGTGCGCGGCTGATGGCCGCCCACGGCCTTGCCGAGGACGCGTTCGAGATCGTCGTCATCAAGACCTCCGGCGACCGCATCCTCGACCGGCCGCTGTCGGAGGTCGGCGGCAAGGGCCTGTTCACGAAGGAGATCGAGGAGGCGCTGCTCGATGACCGCATAGACCTTGCCGTGCATTCCTCCAAGGACATGCCGACGCTCCTGCCCGATGGCCTGGCACTGACCGCCTTCCTGCCGCGCGAGGACGTACGCGACGCCTTCGTCTCGCCGAAGGCGAAGATGCTCATGGACCTGCCGCAGGGTGCGGTCGTCGGCTCGTCGTCGCTGCGCCGCCAGGCGATGATCAAGCGCCTGCGTCCCGACATCGAGGTCGTCATGTACCGCGGCAACGTGCAGACCCGGCTGCAGAAACTGGAAGACGGTGCGGTCGACGCGACGCTGCTCGCCTATGCCGGCCTGAGGCGCCTCGGACTTGCCGACGTGGTCACCAGCCTGCTCGACACCGACGCCTTCCTGCCGGCTGTCGGACAAGGCGCCATCTGCATCGAGAGCCGGGTGGAGGATGCTGCCACACTCGGCCTGCTCGCCGCCATCCACGACCGCGAGACGGAGATCCGGCTGACCGCCGAACGGGCCTTCCTGGCCGAACTGGACGGTTCCTGCCGCACGCCGATCGGCGGTCTGGCGCGGATCGACGGCGACCGCCTGTCGCTGGCCGGCATCATCCTGCGTCCCGACGGCAGCGAGGCGCACGAGATCGCCCGCGAGGGCGCCGTCGCCGACGCCGAGGCGATCGGCCGCGAGGCCGGCCGCACGCTCAAGGCCGCCGGCGGGCCCGGTTTCTTCGCGGCCTGAGGAGGCCGTCGCGCCATGCGCTTCCTGGTCACCCGACCCCAGCCCGACTGCGCCCGCACGGCACAGCGGCTGCGGGCGCTGGGCCACGAGGCGGTCGAGGCGCCGCTGCTCGCCATCGTCGAGACGCCGCCCGAAAGCTTCGACCTCTCCGGCGTCGGCGCGCTGGCGGTAACCAGCGGGCGTGCCCTGGCCGTCCTCGCCGGCCATCGCCAGCAGGACGTCCTCGTCGGCCTGCCGCTCTACGCCGTCGGCGATCGCACCGCGGAACGCGCCAGGGCGCTCGGCTTTGCCACGGTGATCGCGGCCGGCGGTGACGTCGCCGCCCTGGCGGAACGCATCGCCGCCGATGGCGTTCGACAGACGGTGCTCTATCCCGCTGCGCGCGAGCGGGCCGGCGATCTGGAAGGCCTGCTCGCCGCCCGCGGCGTCGCCTGCCGGACGGTCGAGGTCTACCGCAGCGAACCGGTCGACGCGCTGCCCGACGCCGTCGCGGCCGCGCTCGCCGCCGAGGCCTTCGACGCGGTGCTGGTCTATTCCGCGCGCACCGCCGGGGCACTGGCCGCGCTCCTGGCACGGGCCGGTCCGGCCGCTCGAAGGCCGCGCGTGGTGGCGATCTCCGCGGCGGCCGGCGCACCGCTCGACGCCCTGGCCGATGTCGAGGCTGCGGACCGGCCCGACGAGGCGGCGCTGATCGCGCGGGCCTTAAGCGCCTGTTAACTGCGGCTGGCGCGTCGTGGATGCCGCGTTGCGGCATTTCGCCCTTTCGTTGCGGTTCCGCCCCGGCGGCGACCGTGTATAGTTGAGCAGGTCCGTCCCGGTGCAGGGACGTGCGCGGGAGAGGAGGACAGGCAATGGTATCCGACAAGGACAAGCCCGGCACGACAGCCTCCGCCGGCAGCTCCGGATCGTCCGGCACGACCGGGCGGCGCCCGGTGACCATCGACCTGAAGGCCGAGAAGGTGGAGCCGCGCACGCCGCCGTCCTCGGCTGCGGCTGGAACCGCGACATCCGGCAAGTCCGACACATCCCCGGACAAGCCCGCTGCGCCGGCGTCGAAGCCGGGCGGCGCCACGGCAGGCGCGGCAGAGGCGACCAAGACCGGGCCGGCCAGGCCCGAGGCGCAGAAACCCGAGGCGCAGAAACCCGAGGCTCCGGCGACTGCGGCGAAGACCGAGACCGCGAAAGCTGAGACCGCAAAGCCGGCAGAGGCCGTATCGGAGTCCAAGCCGTCAGGTGCGTCCGCGGCGACGGCCGCCGGCTCCTCCCCAGGCTCGAAATCTCCCGAGCCCAAGCCGTCCGAGCCCGAAAAGGCGTCCACGATGGCGCCGCCGGTCGTGGCGGAGCGCCCGGGCCTCGGCGTCGTACTCGCTGCCGCCCTGCTGGTCGGGGTCGTGCTCCTCGGAGGTGCCTACGGCCTCAACCGCGCCGGTTACCTGCCGCTCGCCGGAGCTTCCGGCGATGGCGAGGCGCTGGCCGCCGCGCAGGCGCGTATCGACACGCTTGAGCAGCGCCTGGCCGAGCTTGCCGGCCGACCGGCCGCGGAGATCGGTCGTGCCGATCTCGAGCGCTTGTCCGGTCGCCTGGCCGATCTGGACGCGCGCGTCGCCGCAGCGGGCGAGGCCGCCGCCGGAGCCGATCCGGCGCCCGAGATCGCGGCGCTGAAACAGGGCCTAGACGAGGTCAGGGCAACCGTCGCGTCGCTTGGCTCTGCCGGTGCGGAACCGGCGGGCGCGGGCGAGATCGCGCAGCTGCGCGAGGCGCTGTCGGACGTCAGTACCGGCCTTGCCGCCGTCGAGACCGGCGCCAGGAGCGCGGAGACCGCCGCCGCTGCGGCCCAGGCGGCGATTGCGACGACCGAATCCTCGCTGAAGACGCTGGCCGACGCCCAGCAGCGCACCGCCGCCAGCGTCGCCGAGCTGTCGGCCGGGCTGAGCGCGGCGGGCGCGGCGAGCGCTGCCGCCGTCGACGAGTTGAAGACCGAGCTTGCCGCCGTCGCCGCGCGCCTCGACGCGGTCGAGGCGACCATGGGCGACGCGACCGCGCGCGAACTGGCCGCCCGGGCGCTTTCCGTCGCCGCGCTGAAGGCTGCCGTCGATGCCGGCAAGCCGTTTGCGACCGAACTCGCCGCCGTCAAGGCGTCGCTGCCGCAGCAGGCGGCGGACCTGTCGTTGCTCGAGTCTCACGCCGCGACCGGCATCGCGCCGGCGCCGAAGCTGATCGCCGAGTTCCCGGCTGCCGCGCGCGCCATCCACGCGACGTTCGAGCGTCCGTCGGCCGACGGCGACTTGCTCGACAACCTGCTCGCGGGCGCGCGCTCGCTTGTCGCCGTGCGCGGGCCGGGCGACGCCTCAGGCACCGGCCCCGAGGCCGCGCTGCGGCGCATGGAGGATGCGGTCGCCACGGGGGACCTCGCCGCCGCGCTCGCCGCCTATGCTGATCTGCCGGAGGCCGCGCGTGCCGCCGGCGCCGGCTGGGCGGCGTCGGCCGAGGCGCGCGTCGGCGTCGACCGGCTGACCGAACAGACCGCCGCCGCCGTCCTGTCCTCGCTCGCCCGCAGGGGCAGCTGATTACGCATCTTCAAGGGAACGACCGGCATGATCCGCGCCCTCGTCTTCTTCGCCGTCCTGTTTGCCGTGGCGTTCGGCTTCGCCTGGATGGCCGACCTGCCGGGCGTCGTCTCGGTCAGCTGGCAGGGCTACGTGTGGGAACAGCCGCCGGTGGTCGCCGCCGTGCTGATCGGCCTCGCGCTGGTGCTGGTGCTGCTGGCGTTCTGGCTGGTCGGGGCCATCCTGCGCTCGCCGAGGATCGCCCGGCGCTTCTTGCGCCGCCGACGGCGCGACAAGGGCTACGAGGCGCTGTCGCACGGGCTGATCGCGCTCGGCACCGGCAACGCGAAACGCGCCCGCCGCTACGGCCAGGACGCGGACAAGCTGCTGCGCGGCGAGTCGGCGGCCAGGCTGCTGCTCGCCCAGGCGGCGCAGATGTCCGGCCAGCACGACGAGGCCCGCCAGCGCTTCGAGGCGATGCTGAAGGATCCCGAGACGCGCGCGCTTGGCCTGCACGGCCTGTTCATCGAGGCCGAGCGCCAGAACGAGCCGATCGCCGCGCGCCACTACGCCGAGGAAGCCGCGCGCGCCGTGCCGGGCCTCGACTGGGCCGGCAGGGCCGTTCTCGGCTACCAGGCGGTCGCTGGCGACTGGGAGGCGGCGATCGCCACCCTGGAGCGCAATTACGCCGCCAGGCTGGTCGACAAGAAGACCTATCGCCGCCACCGCGCCGTGCTGCTGGCCGCGCGCGCCCTGGAACTGGAGGACGGCGATCCCGAAACCGCGCTGACGCTCGCCAAGGAGGCGCACGGCCTGGCGCTCGACCTGGTGCCGGCGGCGGTCGTCGCCGCGCGGCTCGCCACCCGCAAGGGCGACGTGCGCAAGGCGGCCAAGATCGTGGAAGCGACCTGGCGGCTTTCTCCGCATCCGGACCTTGCCGATGCCTATGCCCACGCCCGCATCGGGGACGCCGCGCTCGACCGGCTGGC from Polymorphum gilvum SL003B-26A1 carries:
- a CDS encoding class I SAM-dependent methyltransferase, producing the protein MADRLRHGRPAGRRLTGAQQKDTRRVAGISDPVRFIRDNTVARPVPHAAEIRLQLADEAMELWQKTEDELGALGLPPPFWAFAWAGGQALARYLLDHPERVAGRSVLDFAAGSGIVGIAAKVAGARRVVAADIDAFAIAAIGVNADLNGVEIETVLGDLTGAAPPDADLLVCGDVFYELPMSRKVLAWLDRALEQGIEVLVGDPGRSYLPKDRLAHLATYTVPVVGALEDSETKKTSVYRLVVAHGAGA
- a CDS encoding EVE domain-containing protein, encoding MRYWLFKSEPFKWSWEMQKAKGAAGQEWDGVRNYQARNNMRTMQIGDRGFFYHSNEGKEIVGIVEVCELAHPDSTTDDPRWECVDIRALRDLPRPVTLAEVKAEPRLADMSLVTSMRLSVQPVTEEEWRIVCAMGGLPEGA
- a CDS encoding YciI-like protein; amino-acid sequence: MLYALICTDKPHSLQLRLDTRPEHVAFLNSLGDRLKAAGPFLDDAGTMTGSLVVIEASNRDEALAVSQEDPYARAGLFESVEIRPWTWAIKNPEAK
- a CDS encoding NAD(P)H-dependent glycerol-3-phosphate dehydrogenase, giving the protein MSGYRTIVVLGGGSWGTALALTAARAGREAILWARDADVVAAIRSRQQNPAYLPSITFDEVLEATTDLAAVSRADAVLLVTPAQTTRSMLAAIRPHLKPGTPVVLCAKGIERGTGKLLTEILEDELPQAHPAVLSGPSFAEDVARGLPTAVTVAARDGAVADALAQALAAPSFRPYASTDLVGVQVGGALKNVLAIACGAVVGRRLGASAQAALTARGFAELSRLGAAMGARPETLTGLSGLGDLVLTCSSPQSRNFSFGLHLGEGRPVGDLVTLGGKLAEGVHTARIAVELGRRHKVSLPICETVAAVLDGTLTVDDALTALMSRPLKREAEQS
- a CDS encoding NUDIX hydrolase produces the protein MRVYHKAYVYLTCGSRLLVFSQPDEPHIGLQVPGGTLDPGESYLQGARREFHEETGLMPEWAFDHLADQDQIFHREDGSLHGLHRRRHFHARIATPPREDWEHYEMTPSSGGAPIRFRLFWLDLFGPTAHDAGAFFQGFHVPLDTLRARIGELAA
- the tsaD gene encoding tRNA (adenosine(37)-N6)-threonylcarbamoyltransferase complex transferase subunit TsaD, which gives rise to MTPADRAGRDLTVLGIETSCDETAAAVVRGPGHPQILSDVIRSQIDEHTDFGGVVPEIAARAHIAVLDRIVAEAMQEADVGFDDIDAVAATAGPGLIGGVIVGLMTAKAIAMAAGKPLVAVNHLEGHALTARLTDGLDFPYLLLLVSGGHSQFLLVTGVGAYERLGTTIDDAVGEAFDKTAKLLGLPYPGGPAVERMARAGDPDRFAMPRPLLDRPGLDMSFAGLKTALRTQAQKLEPVDEQTVADLCAGFQRAVAEVLAARTRTALTLFRDRFPDAPPVIVVAGGVAANAEIRAALTAAATDAGARFVAPPARLCTDNAAMIAWAGIEHLAQGPVDDMAVSPRPRWPLDETAAGKLGSGRKGAKA
- the hemC gene encoding hydroxymethylbilane synthase, encoding MQSKPLRIGTRGSALALAQAHETRARLMAAHGLAEDAFEIVVIKTSGDRILDRPLSEVGGKGLFTKEIEEALLDDRIDLAVHSSKDMPTLLPDGLALTAFLPREDVRDAFVSPKAKMLMDLPQGAVVGSSSLRRQAMIKRLRPDIEVVMYRGNVQTRLQKLEDGAVDATLLAYAGLRRLGLADVVTSLLDTDAFLPAVGQGAICIESRVEDAATLGLLAAIHDRETEIRLTAERAFLAELDGSCRTPIGGLARIDGDRLSLAGIILRPDGSEAHEIAREGAVADAEAIGREAGRTLKAAGGPGFFAA
- a CDS encoding uroporphyrinogen-III synthase; the protein is MRFLVTRPQPDCARTAQRLRALGHEAVEAPLLAIVETPPESFDLSGVGALAVTSGRALAVLAGHRQQDVLVGLPLYAVGDRTAERARALGFATVIAAGGDVAALAERIAADGVRQTVLYPAARERAGDLEGLLAARGVACRTVEVYRSEPVDALPDAVAAALAAEAFDAVLVYSARTAGALAALLARAGPAARRPRVVAISAAAGAPLDALADVEAADRPDEAALIARALSAC
- a CDS encoding COG4223 family protein; the protein is MVSDKDKPGTTASAGSSGSSGTTGRRPVTIDLKAEKVEPRTPPSSAAAGTATSGKSDTSPDKPAAPASKPGGATAGAAEATKTGPARPEAQKPEAQKPEAPATAAKTETAKAETAKPAEAVSESKPSGASAATAAGSSPGSKSPEPKPSEPEKASTMAPPVVAERPGLGVVLAAALLVGVVLLGGAYGLNRAGYLPLAGASGDGEALAAAQARIDTLEQRLAELAGRPAAEIGRADLERLSGRLADLDARVAAAGEAAAGADPAPEIAALKQGLDEVRATVASLGSAGAEPAGAGEIAQLREALSDVSTGLAAVETGARSAETAAAAAQAAIATTESSLKTLADAQQRTAASVAELSAGLSAAGAASAAAVDELKTELAAVAARLDAVEATMGDATARELAARALSVAALKAAVDAGKPFATELAAVKASLPQQAADLSLLESHAATGIAPAPKLIAEFPAAARAIHATFERPSADGDLLDNLLAGARSLVAVRGPGDASGTGPEAALRRMEDAVATGDLAAALAAYADLPEAARAAGAGWAASAEARVGVDRLTEQTAAAVLSSLARRGS
- a CDS encoding heme biosynthesis protein HemY; translation: MIRALVFFAVLFAVAFGFAWMADLPGVVSVSWQGYVWEQPPVVAAVLIGLALVLVLLAFWLVGAILRSPRIARRFLRRRRRDKGYEALSHGLIALGTGNAKRARRYGQDADKLLRGESAARLLLAQAAQMSGQHDEARQRFEAMLKDPETRALGLHGLFIEAERQNEPIAARHYAEEAARAVPGLDWAGRAVLGYQAVAGDWEAAIATLERNYAARLVDKKTYRRHRAVLLAARALELEDGDPETALTLAKEAHGLALDLVPAAVVAARLATRKGDVRKAAKIVEATWRLSPHPDLADAYAHARIGDAALDRLARVRTLAAQRAHTAEGALAVARAALEAREFGEAREQLKRVLRSEPTRGAFVLMAELEEAEHGDRGRVREWLARAVRAPLDKAWVADGVVREAWAPVSPVTGRLDAFEWTTPTGLPETPLVEALDDALFEAPALTVRPAAPKFDTPAEVPPAAGAAPEPAADAAVSVPAAEPEPDVAASASSVASPPVGPAADRASSGGAATAVEPAAVPAAATPPAASVPSAALPVQPATAEKAGDRTGGKAASEAGVNGADQPITLPLGRMPDDPGTDEEDDQPKPPGPRFFN